A region of the Pseudoliparis swirei isolate HS2019 ecotype Mariana Trench chromosome 21, NWPU_hadal_v1, whole genome shotgun sequence genome:
TCGCATCAATGGTTTTAAAAAGAACACGAGGTTTGTTTAAATTACTAGAGATAATCTTAGAAAAGTAACTCATCTTTTCCAACTTTACAATGCTCTGATACTTTCTCCAGCTTTCTTTCAAAATGTCACGAGTTACATGAAGCTTGTCTTTCTTCCACCTACGCTCAGCCTGCCGGCATTCACGCCTAGCAGCCGAGTGACGTCATTAAGCCAGGGTTCGGATTTAGGTCTGGGCGCATGAGTTTCAGGGGAGCAACAATGTCAAGAGCTCcagtgcaggaagagagaaaggcTGAGGTTAATTGCTCAGTGTCCAAGGAGTCAGAGGACATAGTATCAGACTGGGCTAGGTTTAGAAATGCAGGAGAGAAACTAGCAGCAGTGGAAGGTTTCATCATACGGCCGTAACGGACAGGAGCGCACGGCTTAACCGTTTCACAAGCAAGACTCACATCAAATAATACAGGCATATGATCAGAGAAAAAGGCGCCACAAATCTCCAGGTTGAGAACAGGCAAACCATAAGATAAAACAAGATCAAGTGTATGTCCGTGTTCCTGCGTGGGGCCAGACACAGACTGCACAAGATTGAAAGAATCAACAAGGTCTAAAAAGTCCTTTGCCATAGGTTTGTCGGGGCAACACACagtatcatcaccatcatcatcatcatcaccatcttcaccaccatcatcatcaccatcttcatcaccaccaccatcatcatcatcatcatcaccaccctTTTCAGACAGGTGGCCAGAATCGATCAACAGCAATCGGGGcacaatgcatgctgggtatATTTGTGCGCAATGTCCTCCTGACATGCTCTGACCTCATCACGATGACCTCACCGCGATGACCTCACCATGATGACCTCACcgcgatgacctcactgtgatgacctcactgtgatgacctcACCGTGATGACCTCACCACGATGACCTCACCGCGATGACCTCACCACGATGACCTCACCGTCATGACCTCACCATGATGACCTCAccacgatgacctcactgtgatgacctcaccgcgatgacctcactgtgatgacctcACCATGATGACCTTACCACGATGACCTCACCACGATGACCTCACcgcgatgacctcactgtgatgacctcACCATGATGACCTCACCACGATGACCTCACCGTCATGACCTCACCGTGATGACCTCACCGCGATGACCTCACCATGATGACCTCACCACGATGACCTCACCGTGATGACCTCACCACGATGACCTCACCGTCATGACCTCACCGTGATGACCTCACCGCGATGACCTCACCATGATGACCTCACCACGATGACCTCACCATGATGACCTCACCGTCATGACCTCACCGTGATGACCTCACCGCGATGACCTCACCACGATGACCTCACCGTGATGACCTCACCATGATGACCTCACCGCGATAACCTCACCAGATCGGGACAGCCGCAGATTTGAGAGCCAAGCGCCGCAGTAGCTCTCCTCCAACGTTGTGGCctggtgcatgatgggaaacgtcTGCGTTCAGtaaccaccaggtgtcctctgacctctgacctcctgacctcaggCTCCATGTCAGCTCCGCCTGAAGGCCGtcctgtgtctcctcaggtCCTAGGCTCTCTGTTCGGCTCGCGGCTCTGCTCTCTCATCTTGGCCCCGCCCacctctgatgacatcacagagggCTCAGCgggaggccccgcctcctcttcctcggcccCGTCCGGGCGGTTCCTCCTGAACCTCCTGCGGCAGCAGTCCAAGaccaggaggtggagcaggaagTCCATggtcgggggggggaggggctgcttCGGGATGAAGATGGACCGCATCGGCTCCATCAGCGGCCTGGGCTGCtagactgacctctgacctccagacaCTACAGCTGACCcgcatgacctctgacctccagagaATTCGTGCTGAACTTTACTGACCAAATACACAGGTAGACGTCCTACCGATGACCCCTGGCTACGGCACGgccagcacatgtgtgtgtgtgtgtgtgtgtgtgcatgtctttgtgtgtgtgtgtgtgcttatgtgtcttttgtgtgtgtatgtgtgtgtgtgtttgaccagCTGCAGTCTCACTGCACGATGAAATTAAATAAGAGAAACCACTCCTGGCTCATGCTGCTTCATTTTATCATAAATCAATATCTCTGtgttataaattataaatacagtatatatttgaaTACACAGTATatccatatatgtgtatatgtaagcAGCATCTCTCTCTTGCATCGTGTATTATCAGTATTCATGTTATTATGTATGACATGTTTTCCCGCCACTAGAGGGCTGAACGTCCCGTGTCACGTGACGAAGGGAGTCGCTTCACGGTTAGCTCGCCCGGCTAGCAGCTAGCTAGCAGTTAGCATCTCATTCGGACGGACGGAAACAAACAGCGGGACGTTTTCACCGGAACCCACTAGtcctcccggtcccggtcccggtcccggtccccgtCCTCCTGGTTCCAGACCCTGAGCCCTGAAACATGTCGGCGGTGCAGCGGATGAAAGTAGCGAACGAGCGGCACAGCAAGAGCATCACCCAGCGGGGCCACGTCCACAAGACCTCGGTACCGGTTCTGGTTCCCCGTACTGATGTATTCATAGTTAGGGGTCAACTGGCATTCAGGTTCAGGGGTACAGCCCTGATACATAATGATATAACAATACCACGTGACTCTTTACATGGTTAATgatgtggcgctatagaaacAGGAGCACCAGGGGGAACCAGATCCTCTAGAGGGCCCTGCATGTGTGACGTCATATGTGTGACGTCATACTGCTCACACGCCGTCTTTAAAACACACGTGACCGCTCTCCGGTTGTGAGGAGCAATTCTTCATTTTGGACCCGCTCATGTGCGGCGTGAACACTGCGCATGCGCAGCGTGCCACCGGCTCCCGAATCACCCTGATGCCGGATGATCTGTCACGTGACATGAGACGCTTCCTGTCTTCATTTGGGCAAGCTGGTGTAGTACtgtgttgtgttactgtgtaGCTACAGTATGTACTAATGattcttctcattgttgtgaATGTTcactatgtatgtgtgtgtgtgtgtgtgtgtgtgtgtgcgtgcatgtgtgtgtgcatgtgtgtgtgtgtgtgcatgtgtgtgtgtgttacagcgaCCTGTAAACGAGGAGAAGTCTCCAGTGGGTCCGTGGCTGCTCGCTCTGTTCGTCTTCGTGGTTTGTGGATCAGGTGAGAGACAtgacaggtagacaggcaggtagacaggcaggtagacaggcaggtagacaggcaggtagacaggcaggtagacaggcaggcagacaggcaggcagacagacagacatgtgaTGCTTAGTTGTGTTGAACCGCTGTCTCCTTTCTatggttaatgtgtgtgtgtgtgtgtgtgtttgtgtgtttgtgttgcagccATCTTCC
Encoded here:
- the nppcl2 gene encoding C-type natriuretic peptide 2 — its product is MAVSSSSSFLPLLLLFLTVAVESRPSRQQHDPQVLGSLFGSRLCSLILAPPTSDDITEGSAGGPASSSSAPSGRFLLNLLRQQSKTRRWSRKSMVGGGRGCFGMKMDRIGSISGLGC
- the zgc:85858 gene encoding stress-associated endoplasmic reticulum protein 1, which encodes MSAVQRMKVANERHSKSITQRGHVHKTSRPVNEEKSPVGPWLLALFVFVVCGSAIFQIIQGIRQGM